A genomic window from Periophthalmus magnuspinnatus isolate fPerMag1 chromosome 16, fPerMag1.2.pri, whole genome shotgun sequence includes:
- the LOC129456897 gene encoding receptor-interacting serine/threonine-protein kinase 1-like — protein sequence MVSIYLGGGAFGKVYKEWFGGQWCAVKKVPDDPCCITDDLLLREYNIYCEVNHPNVVKLVGMIYKEGGRWCIPMELIEGQTLKNVMFHPMRNNFQITLPIKSKIITGMCEGLLYLHNKDIVHRDLKPDNIMVEDYTFRPVIIDLGLAKFQYGDFYSGQIKGNRLYAPPEINNQPHAKRNQKSDVWAMGKIIAELLVGYQIPHDNPAHYQVLLKDYSGYCEVVTQMIDSSPTPRATMNQVIGRIREAEGQIEDDEPLVLVPRPSRFPLQPQHHLPGPAGVSSMELFRDLLPLHSELPPNFTLPNPLPPNHTITLNYITRDSNGGGLIQIKGEIRTRDGKVYHDGWMKCAPDALEMNRSPRFLK from the exons ATG GTTTCCATATATCTTGGTGGAGGTGCATTCGGAAAGGTCTACAAAGAGTGGTTTGGTGGACAGTGGTGTGCAGTGAAGAAAGTTCCAGATGATCCCTGTTGCATTACAGATGATCTCCTGCTCAGGGAGTATAATATCTACTG TGAAGTCAACCACCCAAATGTAGTGAAGCTTGTGGGCATGATATATAAAGAAGGAGGACGGTGGTGTATCCCAATGGAGCTGATCGAAGGACAGACTCTGAAGAATGTCATGTTCCATCCCATGAGAAACAACTTTCAG aTCACTCTGCCTATCAAAAGCAAGATCATCACGGGAATGTGTGAAGGTCTGCTGTATCTACATAATAAAGATATTGTGCACCGAGACCTGAAGCCAGATAATATCATG GTTGAAGATTATACTTTCCGTCCTGTTATCATTGATTTAGGTTTAGCAAAATTTCAGTATGGTGACTTTTATTCTGGACAAATTAAGGGGAATCGTCTTTATGCTCCTCCCGAGATCAACAACCAACCTCATGCCAAGCGTAATCAGAAGTCAGATGTTTGGGCCATGGGGAAAATCATCGCAGAGCTTCTGGTTGGATATCAGATTCCTCATGATAACCCTGCTCACTACCAGGTCCTTTTGAAAGACTACTCTGGATACTGTGAAGTGGTCACTCAGATGATAGATAGCAGTCCTACACCGAGAGCGACAATGAACCAAGTCATTGGTCGgatcagagaagcagagggacAGATAGAAGATGATGAGCCATTAGTTCTGGTTCCTAGGCCATCACGGTTCCCTCTCCAGCCTCAGCACCATCTCCCTGGACCTGCTGGTGTTTCATCCATGGAGCTTTTTAGGGATCTGCTACCTTTGCATTCTGAACTACCTCCAAATTTCACCTTACCAAACCCACTGCCCCCTAACCACACCATCACATTAAACTACATAACAAGAGATAGCAATGGAGGAGGGTTAATACAGATCAAAGGGGAAATTCGGACCAGAGATGGCAAGGTATATCAcgatggatggatgaaatgtGCCCCAGATGCTTTAGAAATGAACCGCTCACCTAGGTTTTT